AATAAGACTTTTGATCGATTCATGGGCTTGACTCGGACTCATAACAATTTCTAACTCTCCATCTAAATAAATAAATTTAACTCCTTCAATATCTTGGAAACTTGCTTCGATTTGCTCAAATTTTTCCCAACTAATCCCATCTAAAACTAATTTATTACTTTGAGTTTGAGGAATTTCTAATAAGGTTGTCATGGTATTTAATTCTCCTTAAATAATTATTCAGTGAATAAATTTTTAATTTTCTAATTACTGATCAATTTTCGGAATGTCTATGCCTTGTTGTTGCAAAAATTCCTTAATAAAAGCTAATACTCGTTATTCTAGCAAATGATTACAATGTAAACACGTTGCATGGAACTGCAGGAAAATTAGCACAAAAAAAGGAGATTAAATTATCATCTCCTCTCTCATTGAATATATTTAATAATACTTTTATAGTAAACCTGTATTAGCACCCGGCTTCCCAGTAACTAATTGTACTTTGACAATAGAGCCGCCCATTTTTTGGATTCTTTGTTGTTCTTTGAACCAGTTATCATAGGGAACTAACTTAGTAAAATAAGTATTTTGTAATTCTCTTTGAGTTCTAATTCTGCTTTGACTTGGGACACAAGCCGTTACTTTAAACATTCTCATCTGAGTTAGTCTCCTTAAATTTTTAACTCGATTTTTTATAAGGAAAAGATATATAAATTTCTTTTATTAATCGTTATAGCTACGGTTGGGAGTCGAGAGTCAATACTAAATCAATCGAACCAAACAGGCATCATCAAACCAGCACTTACTCCAGACTTTCCCAACCTGACAGATGAAGTTATTACTTGATCAAACTAGCTTAAATTAGCTTAAACCAGAACAGATATAATCGAAGTAAACACCCATTTCTTTACCAGCATCAGCGCCCACCAAACTAGCGGTTACTTCTTTCATCGCTTGAATAGCTTGAACAGTGGAGCTAATGGGTACACCTAAAGAATTGTAGGTTTCTTTTAAACCGTTTAATACACGCTCATCTAAGATGGAAGCGTCACCAGCTAACATAGCGTAGGTGGAATAACGGAGGTAGTAGTCTAAGTCACGAATACAAGCCGCATAACGACGGGTGGTGTACATATTACCACCGGGGCGAGTTACATCGGAGTATAATAAGGATTTAGCTACAGCTTCTTTAACGATGGTAGCAGCGTTAGCACTGATAACACTAGCAGCACGAACACGGAGTTGACCACTTTGGAAATAGCCTTTTAATTTGCCTAAAGCGTTAGCGTCAAGGTATTTACCTTGTACGTCGGAGGAGTTGATTACTGCAGTAATTGCGTCTTGCATGATTATTTTCCTTTCTAATTATTTAACTTTTACTTATGGTTGTGCAGGACTAAAAAGTTTTTTAGACTGAATAGATTTAAAAGGTTAAACCTATTGTAAAGCTCCGACTACATAATCGAAGTAAGAACCAGCTTCGGAAGTATCTTCAGCAGACATTAAAGAAGTAGCAACTTCTTTCATTTCACGAACACTTTGAGCTACAGCGCCGATGTCAGTGCCTAAAGACTTGTACATTTCTTTCACACCAACTAAACCGATTTCCTCGATAGGAGTAACGTCACCAGCTACAACTCCGTAGGTGATAAGACGTAAATAATAGTCCATGTCACGCAAACAAGTAGCGGTCATTTCTTCGCCGTAGGAGTTACCACCGGGGGAAACAATATCAGGGCGTTTTTGGAAAAGACGATCACCAGCTTCT
Above is a genomic segment from Cyanobacterium sp. T60_A2020_053 containing:
- the apcB gene encoding allophycocyanin subunit beta → MQDAITAVINSSDVQGKYLDANALGKLKGYFQSGQLRVRAASVISANAATIVKEAVAKSLLYSDVTRPGGNMYTTRRYAACIRDLDYYLRYSTYAMLAGDASILDERVLNGLKETYNSLGVPISSTVQAIQAMKEVTASLVGADAGKEMGVYFDYICSGLS
- a CDS encoding phycobilisome linker polypeptide, producing MRMFKVTACVPSQSRIRTQRELQNTYFTKLVPYDNWFKEQQRIQKMGGSIVKVQLVTGKPGANTGLL
- a CDS encoding allophycocyanin, giving the protein MSIVTKSIVNADAEARYLSPGELDRIKSFVSSGESRLRIAQTLTDSRERIIKEAGDRLFQKRPDIVSPGGNSYGEEMTATCLRDMDYYLRLITYGVVAGDVTPIEEIGLVGVKEMYKSLGTDIGAVAQSVREMKEVATSLMSAEDTSEAGSYFDYVVGALQ